A window of the Hordeum vulgare subsp. vulgare chromosome 5H, MorexV3_pseudomolecules_assembly, whole genome shotgun sequence genome harbors these coding sequences:
- the LOC123451802 gene encoding disease resistance protein RGA5-like isoform X1 has protein sequence MNTNVLSSEGTPQPQGDLMGTPVCALVDAMFRLPAKLDALLVRRGHMLSRGAVDEIPLIKQDLEKIVALLQEQDDSGAEAPSLMVKCLTKEVRELSYDMEDSVDQYENAASSMRGILLPCRKKYKVSCRRSKPKSGLREKLKWRLWMANKIREFSFRSQEALQRYSLFNHLGDNGSSAASSAICVASFRSWHPTPYGELVGIDENLNKLEAWLGKDGEQKLKVVSVVGSGGLGKTTLVKELYRRIRGQFECRAFVRSSRKPDIRRLLISMLSQIRPHQPPHTWKVHSLIADIRSYLQHKRYLIVIDDAWATQTWDIINRALPDANLCSGILITTEINDVALKCCGYDSKYVLTMKPLIDDDSSKLFFSTAYGPQLECPPELGELSKSIIRKCAGLPLAIVAVASLLSRMNKPEQWNYVNKSLGYGLRANPLEGMKQVLNLSYNNLPEHMKACVMYLGIYQENYIIPKDDLVKQWIAEGFIHATEEKDKEEISRNYFNELISSRMILPVHINDNDDVLSCSVHYMVLDFVSHKSTEENFVTPIDHCQTTARLADKVRRLSLHFGNAEATPPANMSLSQVRTLAFFGVFKCLPTIVEFGLLQVLILHLWGDDESISFDLTRISELFRLRYLHVTSNVTLEVQQTQIRGLQYLETLKIDSRVSAVLSDIVHLPSLLHLSLPVGTNLPNGIGQMTSLCTLGYFDLCANSVENVHSLGELKSLWDLRLTCSTVHSCHLKSKIDSVGSILAKLSNLRSLTLKPSSILDAGPSSICISCDELSIVSPPPSFLRRFEWSPSICTFSSLPKWIRHLDKLCILKIGITELAWEDVDVLRGLPALTVLSLYVRAKPVERIVFNKTGFSVLKYFKFWCSVPWLEFEVDAMPNLRKLKLGFDANGADEHGPVGIEHLSSLKEISVKIGGVSTDDPDRRAAESVLSHAINMHPTRPIFNIQCVDGMFTSKDDKNSGVELQKQYKIMDEDSVEQRVVFQMGSSEDAQSRCLDRKNVADKQVRWTDIGEKKQELVPNIEKKDHAKQVRMAEISNRIQELVPKVKKDRSSHRRSIAELRRRTEISKRVRNLQELVPNMEKQTNTSDMLDLVADYIKELQMKIKVRKEEEASCTCLPSKQNYSPADEAQQPTLDEASAVPRTPS, from the exons ATGAACACCAATGTGCTCTCGTCTGAAGGAACTCCACAACCACAG GGAGATCTAATGGGGACTCCAGTCTGTGCTTTGGTGGACGCCATGTTCAGACTCCCCGCGAAGCTCGACGCGCTACTGGTGCGTCGAGGCCACATGCTGTCCCGGGGGGCGGTGGATGAGATACCTCTCATCAAGCAAGATCTAGAAAAGATTGTAGCCTTGCTACAGGAACAAGACGACTCGGGAGCAGAGGCCCCTTCTCTGATGGTCAAGTGCCTgaccaaggaggtgcgcgagctgTCGTACGACATGGAGGACAGCGTCGATCAGTATGAGAACGCTGCCAGCTCCATGAGAGGTATCCTTCTTCCTTGCCGTAAGAAGTACAAGGTTAGTTGCCGTAGGAGTAAGCCCAAATCGGGGCTGCGGGAGAAGCTCAAATGGCGCCTATGGATGGCCAACAAGATCAGGGAGTTCAGTTTTCGCTCTCAGGAGGCGCTTCAGCGGTACAGCTTGTTTAACCACCTTGGTGACAATGGTAGCAGTGCTGCTTCTTCTGCTATATGTGTTGCATCTTTCCGCTCTTGGCATCCCACGCCATATGGGGAGCTTGTCGGTATCGATGAAAACTTGAATAAGCTTGAAGCATGGCTGGGTAAGGATGGAGAGCAGAAGCTCAAGGTGGTGTCTGTTGTTGGATCTGGAGGGCTTGGTAAGACCACGCTTGTCAAAGAGCTGTACCGTAGAATCAGAGGACAATTTGAGTGCCGGGCATTTGTGCGTTCGTCCCGAAAACCTGATATCAGGAGGCTTCTCATCAGCATGCTCTCACAAATTCGGCCACACCAGCCCCCTCACACTTGGAAGGTGCATAGCCTAATTGCTGACATCAGGTCTTATCTCCAACAtaagag GTACTTGATCGTAATTGATGATGCATGGGCTACGCAAACATGGGATATCATTAACCGTGCTTTGCCGGATGCTAATCTTTGCAGTGGCATACTTATAACTACAGAAATAAATGATGTAGCTCTGAAATGCTGTGGTTATGACTCTAAATATGTTCTTACGATGAAACCACTTATTGACGATGATTCAAGCAAATTATTTTTCAGCACAGCTTATGGTCCTCAACTTGAATGTCCACCAGAACTCGGCGAACTTTCAAAGAGTATTATCAGAAAATGTGCTGGTTTGCCACTAGCAATTGTTGCTGTTGCCAGTCTTTTAAGCCGGATGAACAAACCAGAGCAATGGAACTATGTAAATAAATCCTTAGGTTATGGTTTGAGGGCAAATCCTTTGGAGGGGATGAAACAAGTACTAAACCTTAGTTACAACAATCTTCCAGAGCATATGAAGGCATGTGTGATGTATCTCGGTATATACCAAGAGAACTACATAATTCCGAAGGATGATTTGGTAAAGCAATGGATAGCTGAAGGTTTTATCCATGCAACAGAAGAGAAAGACAAGGAGGAAATATCAAGGAACTATTTCAATGAACTTATCAGTAGCAGAATGATCCTACCTGTACATATAAATGACAACGATGATGTTCTGTCATGCAGTGTGCATTATATGGTACTTGATTTTGTCTCACACAAGTCCACAGAGGAGAATTTCGTCACCCCAATAGATCATTGTCAGACAACTGCAAGACTAGCCGACAAGGTTCGTCGACTGTCTCTTCACTTTGGTAATGCAGAAGCAACACCACCAGCAAATATGAGCCTATCACAGGTTCGAACTCTTGCGTTTTTTGGGGTCTTCAAGTGTTTACCTACCATTGTCGAGTTCGGTCTTCTTCAAGTTCTAATCCTACATCTTTGGGGTGATGATGAGAGCATTAGTTTTGATCTCACTAGAATAAGTGAGCTTTTTCGGCTGAGATATTTGCATGTCACATCCAATGTCACCTTAGAAGTACAACAAACCCAGATCCGAGGTCTACAATATTTGGAAACACTGAAGATAGATTCAAGAGTAAGTGCAGTTCTATCAGACATTGTTCATTTGCCCAGCTTGTTGCACCTCAGTCTTCCCGTTGGGACAAATCTGCCAAATGGTATTGGCCAAATGACATCCCTTTGCACACTTGGATATTTTGATCTATGTGCTAACTCAGTAGAGAATGTGCACAGCCTCGGCGAGCTGAAAAGTCTCTGGGATCTACGGCTGACCTGTTCAACAGTGCATTCTTGTCATCTAAAGAGCAAAATTGATAGTGTGGGCTCCATTCTCGCGAAACTCAGCAACCTCAGGTCTCTAACTTTGAAGCCTTCAAGTATTCTGGATGCTGGACCTTCCAGCATTTGCATTTCCTGTGATGAGTTGAGCATTGTATCCCCTCCTCCTTCGTTTCTTCGAAGATTTGAGTGGTCACCAAGTATTTGCACCTTTTCCAGCCTCCCCAAGTGGATCAGACATCTCGACAAGCTCTGCATTTTAAAGATTGGGATTACTGAACTGGCATGGGAGGATGTTGATGTTCTCAGAGGATTGCCCGCGCTCACTGTTTTGTCGTTGTATGTCCGGGCAAAGCCTGTGGAAAGGATTGTATTCAATAAGACAGGATTCTCAGTTCTAAAGTACTTCAAGTTCTGGTGCAGTGTACCTTGGCTAGAATTTGAGGTGGATGCAATGCCTAATCTCCGGAAACTCAAACTAGGTTTTGATGCCAATGGAGCAGATGAGCACGGACCTGTTGGCATCGAGCACTTGTCAAGCCTTAAGGAAATCTCAGTGAAAATTGGGGGTGTCTCTACCGATGACCCTGATAGAAGGGCTGCAGAATCGGTGTTGAGTCATGCCATTAATATGCATCCAACACGTCCCATCTTCAACATACAGTGTGTAGATGGGATGTTCActagtaaggatgacaagaatagtGGAGTAGAACTGCAAAAACAATATAAGATCATGGATGAAGACTCAGTTGAACAGAGAGTAGTCTTTCAAATGGGCTCGAGTGAAGATGCTCAGAGCAG GTGTTTGGATAGGAAAAATGTCGCGGACAAGCAGGTGAGGTGGACGGATATCGGTGAGAAGAAACAGGAGCTCGTCCCCAACATTGAAAAG AAGGACCATGCCAAGCAGGTGAGGATGGCGGAGATCAGCAATCGGATACAGGAGCTCGTACCCAAAGTAAAAAAG GATCGCTCATCACATAGAAGAAGCATCGCTGAGCTGCGGAGGAGGACGGAGATCAGCAAGCGGGTGCGGAATCTGCAAGAGCTCGTCCCCAACATGGAGAAG CAAACCAACACGTCCGACATGTTGGATCTGGTTGCTGATTACATCAAGGAACTCCAAATGAAGATCAAG GtgaggaaggaagaagaggcgaGTTGCACGTGCTTGCCGAGCAAGCAGAACTACTCGCCGGCTGATGAAGCTCAACAGCCGACGCTGGATGAAGCATCCGCGGTACCGCGTACCCCTAGCTAG
- the LOC123451802 gene encoding disease resistance protein RGA5-like isoform X3, producing MNTNVLSSEGTPQPQGDLMGTPVCALVDAMFRLPAKLDALLVRRGHMLSRGAVDEIPLIKQDLEKIVALLQEQDDSGAEAPSLMVKCLTKEVRELSYDMEDSVDQYENAASSMRGILLPCRKKYKVSCRRSKPKSGLREKLKWRLWMANKIREFSFRSQEALQRYSLFNHLGDNGSSAASSAICVASFRSWHPTPYGELVGIDENLNKLEAWLGKDGEQKLKVVSVVGSGGLGKTTLVKELYRRIRGQFECRAFVRSSRKPDIRRLLISMLSQIRPHQPPHTWKVHSLIADIRSYLQHKRYLIVIDDAWATQTWDIINRALPDANLCSGILITTEINDVALKCCGYDSKYVLTMKPLIDDDSSKLFFSTAYGPQLECPPELGELSKSIIRKCAGLPLAIVAVASLLSRMNKPEQWNYVNKSLGYGLRANPLEGMKQVLNLSYNNLPEHMKACVMYLGIYQENYIIPKDDLVKQWIAEGFIHATEEKDKEEISRNYFNELISSRMILPVHINDNDDVLSCSVHYMVLDFVSHKSTEENFVTPIDHCQTTARLADKVRRLSLHFGNAEATPPANMSLSQVRTLAFFGVFKCLPTIVEFGLLQVLILHLWGDDESISFDLTRISELFRLRYLHVTSNVTLEVQQTQIRGLQYLETLKIDSRVSAVLSDIVHLPSLLHLSLPVGTNLPNGIGQMTSLCTLGYFDLCANSVENVHSLGELKSLWDLRLTCSTVHSCHLKSKIDSVGSILAKLSNLRSLTLKPSSILDAGPSSICISCDELSIVSPPPSFLRRFEWSPSICTFSSLPKWIRHLDKLCILKIGITELAWEDVDVLRGLPALTVLSLYVRAKPVERIVFNKTGFSVLKYFKFWCSVPWLEFEVDAMPNLRKLKLGFDANGADEHGPVGIEHLSSLKEISVKIGGVSTDDPDRRAAESVLSHAINMHPTRPIFNIQCVDGMFTSKDDKNSGVELQKQYKIMDEDSVEQRVVFQMGSSEDAQSRKNVADKQVRWTDIGEKKQELVPNIEKKDHAKQVRMAEISNRIQELVPKVKKDRSSHRRSIAELRRRTEISKRVRNLQELVPNMEKQTNTSDMLDLVADYIKELQMKIKVRKEEEASCTCLPSKQNYSPADEAQQPTLDEASAVPRTPS from the exons ATGAACACCAATGTGCTCTCGTCTGAAGGAACTCCACAACCACAG GGAGATCTAATGGGGACTCCAGTCTGTGCTTTGGTGGACGCCATGTTCAGACTCCCCGCGAAGCTCGACGCGCTACTGGTGCGTCGAGGCCACATGCTGTCCCGGGGGGCGGTGGATGAGATACCTCTCATCAAGCAAGATCTAGAAAAGATTGTAGCCTTGCTACAGGAACAAGACGACTCGGGAGCAGAGGCCCCTTCTCTGATGGTCAAGTGCCTgaccaaggaggtgcgcgagctgTCGTACGACATGGAGGACAGCGTCGATCAGTATGAGAACGCTGCCAGCTCCATGAGAGGTATCCTTCTTCCTTGCCGTAAGAAGTACAAGGTTAGTTGCCGTAGGAGTAAGCCCAAATCGGGGCTGCGGGAGAAGCTCAAATGGCGCCTATGGATGGCCAACAAGATCAGGGAGTTCAGTTTTCGCTCTCAGGAGGCGCTTCAGCGGTACAGCTTGTTTAACCACCTTGGTGACAATGGTAGCAGTGCTGCTTCTTCTGCTATATGTGTTGCATCTTTCCGCTCTTGGCATCCCACGCCATATGGGGAGCTTGTCGGTATCGATGAAAACTTGAATAAGCTTGAAGCATGGCTGGGTAAGGATGGAGAGCAGAAGCTCAAGGTGGTGTCTGTTGTTGGATCTGGAGGGCTTGGTAAGACCACGCTTGTCAAAGAGCTGTACCGTAGAATCAGAGGACAATTTGAGTGCCGGGCATTTGTGCGTTCGTCCCGAAAACCTGATATCAGGAGGCTTCTCATCAGCATGCTCTCACAAATTCGGCCACACCAGCCCCCTCACACTTGGAAGGTGCATAGCCTAATTGCTGACATCAGGTCTTATCTCCAACAtaagag GTACTTGATCGTAATTGATGATGCATGGGCTACGCAAACATGGGATATCATTAACCGTGCTTTGCCGGATGCTAATCTTTGCAGTGGCATACTTATAACTACAGAAATAAATGATGTAGCTCTGAAATGCTGTGGTTATGACTCTAAATATGTTCTTACGATGAAACCACTTATTGACGATGATTCAAGCAAATTATTTTTCAGCACAGCTTATGGTCCTCAACTTGAATGTCCACCAGAACTCGGCGAACTTTCAAAGAGTATTATCAGAAAATGTGCTGGTTTGCCACTAGCAATTGTTGCTGTTGCCAGTCTTTTAAGCCGGATGAACAAACCAGAGCAATGGAACTATGTAAATAAATCCTTAGGTTATGGTTTGAGGGCAAATCCTTTGGAGGGGATGAAACAAGTACTAAACCTTAGTTACAACAATCTTCCAGAGCATATGAAGGCATGTGTGATGTATCTCGGTATATACCAAGAGAACTACATAATTCCGAAGGATGATTTGGTAAAGCAATGGATAGCTGAAGGTTTTATCCATGCAACAGAAGAGAAAGACAAGGAGGAAATATCAAGGAACTATTTCAATGAACTTATCAGTAGCAGAATGATCCTACCTGTACATATAAATGACAACGATGATGTTCTGTCATGCAGTGTGCATTATATGGTACTTGATTTTGTCTCACACAAGTCCACAGAGGAGAATTTCGTCACCCCAATAGATCATTGTCAGACAACTGCAAGACTAGCCGACAAGGTTCGTCGACTGTCTCTTCACTTTGGTAATGCAGAAGCAACACCACCAGCAAATATGAGCCTATCACAGGTTCGAACTCTTGCGTTTTTTGGGGTCTTCAAGTGTTTACCTACCATTGTCGAGTTCGGTCTTCTTCAAGTTCTAATCCTACATCTTTGGGGTGATGATGAGAGCATTAGTTTTGATCTCACTAGAATAAGTGAGCTTTTTCGGCTGAGATATTTGCATGTCACATCCAATGTCACCTTAGAAGTACAACAAACCCAGATCCGAGGTCTACAATATTTGGAAACACTGAAGATAGATTCAAGAGTAAGTGCAGTTCTATCAGACATTGTTCATTTGCCCAGCTTGTTGCACCTCAGTCTTCCCGTTGGGACAAATCTGCCAAATGGTATTGGCCAAATGACATCCCTTTGCACACTTGGATATTTTGATCTATGTGCTAACTCAGTAGAGAATGTGCACAGCCTCGGCGAGCTGAAAAGTCTCTGGGATCTACGGCTGACCTGTTCAACAGTGCATTCTTGTCATCTAAAGAGCAAAATTGATAGTGTGGGCTCCATTCTCGCGAAACTCAGCAACCTCAGGTCTCTAACTTTGAAGCCTTCAAGTATTCTGGATGCTGGACCTTCCAGCATTTGCATTTCCTGTGATGAGTTGAGCATTGTATCCCCTCCTCCTTCGTTTCTTCGAAGATTTGAGTGGTCACCAAGTATTTGCACCTTTTCCAGCCTCCCCAAGTGGATCAGACATCTCGACAAGCTCTGCATTTTAAAGATTGGGATTACTGAACTGGCATGGGAGGATGTTGATGTTCTCAGAGGATTGCCCGCGCTCACTGTTTTGTCGTTGTATGTCCGGGCAAAGCCTGTGGAAAGGATTGTATTCAATAAGACAGGATTCTCAGTTCTAAAGTACTTCAAGTTCTGGTGCAGTGTACCTTGGCTAGAATTTGAGGTGGATGCAATGCCTAATCTCCGGAAACTCAAACTAGGTTTTGATGCCAATGGAGCAGATGAGCACGGACCTGTTGGCATCGAGCACTTGTCAAGCCTTAAGGAAATCTCAGTGAAAATTGGGGGTGTCTCTACCGATGACCCTGATAGAAGGGCTGCAGAATCGGTGTTGAGTCATGCCATTAATATGCATCCAACACGTCCCATCTTCAACATACAGTGTGTAGATGGGATGTTCActagtaaggatgacaagaatagtGGAGTAGAACTGCAAAAACAATATAAGATCATGGATGAAGACTCAGTTGAACAGAGAGTAGTCTTTCAAATGGGCTCGAGTGAAGATGCTCAGAGCAG GAAAAATGTCGCGGACAAGCAGGTGAGGTGGACGGATATCGGTGAGAAGAAACAGGAGCTCGTCCCCAACATTGAAAAG AAGGACCATGCCAAGCAGGTGAGGATGGCGGAGATCAGCAATCGGATACAGGAGCTCGTACCCAAAGTAAAAAAG GATCGCTCATCACATAGAAGAAGCATCGCTGAGCTGCGGAGGAGGACGGAGATCAGCAAGCGGGTGCGGAATCTGCAAGAGCTCGTCCCCAACATGGAGAAG CAAACCAACACGTCCGACATGTTGGATCTGGTTGCTGATTACATCAAGGAACTCCAAATGAAGATCAAG GtgaggaaggaagaagaggcgaGTTGCACGTGCTTGCCGAGCAAGCAGAACTACTCGCCGGCTGATGAAGCTCAACAGCCGACGCTGGATGAAGCATCCGCGGTACCGCGTACCCCTAGCTAG
- the LOC123451802 gene encoding disease resistance protein RGA5-like isoform X2 — MNTNVLSSEGTPQPQGDLMGTPVCALVDAMFRLPAKLDALLVRRGHMLSRGAVDEIPLIKQDLEKIVALLQEQDDSGAEAPSLMVKCLTKEVRELSYDMEDSVDQYENAASSMRGILLPCRKKYKVSCRRSKPKSGLREKLKWRLWMANKIREFSFRSQEALQRYSLFNHLGDNGSSAASSAICVASFRSWHPTPYGELVGIDENLNKLEAWLGKDGEQKLKVVSVVGSGGLGKTTLVKELYRRIRGQFECRAFVRSSRKPDIRRLLISMLSQIRPHQPPHTWKVHSLIADIRSYLQHKRYLIVIDDAWATQTWDIINRALPDANLCSGILITTEINDVALKCCGYDSKYVLTMKPLIDDDSSKLFFSTAYGPQLECPPELGELSKSIIRKCAGLPLAIVAVASLLSRMNKPEQWNYVNKSLGYGLRANPLEGMKQVLNLSYNNLPEHMKACVMYLGIYQENYIIPKDDLVKQWIAEGFIHATEEKDKEEISRNYFNELISSRMILPVHINDNDDVLSCSVHYMVLDFVSHKSTEENFVTPIDHCQTTARLADKVRRLSLHFGNAEATPPANMSLSQVRTLAFFGVFKCLPTIVEFGLLQVLILHLWGDDESISFDLTRISELFRLRYLHVTSNVTLEVQQTQIRGLQYLETLKIDSRVSAVLSDIVHLPSLLHLSLPVGTNLPNGIGQMTSLCTLGYFDLCANSVENVHSLGELKSLWDLRLTCSTVHSCHLKSKIDSVGSILAKLSNLRSLTLKPSSILDAGPSSICISCDELSIVSPPPSFLRRFEWSPSICTFSSLPKWIRHLDKLCILKIGITELAWEDVDVLRGLPALTVLSLYVRAKPVERIVFNKTGFSVLKYFKFWCSVPWLEFEVDAMPNLRKLKLGFDANGADEHGPVGIEHLSSLKEISVKIGGVSTDDPDRRAAESVLSHAINMHPTRPIFNIQCVDGMFTSKDDKNSGVELQKQYKIMDEDSVEQRVVFQMGSSEDAQSRCLDRKNVADKQVRWTDIGEKKQELVPNIEKDHAKQVRMAEISNRIQELVPKVKKDRSSHRRSIAELRRRTEISKRVRNLQELVPNMEKQTNTSDMLDLVADYIKELQMKIKVRKEEEASCTCLPSKQNYSPADEAQQPTLDEASAVPRTPS; from the exons ATGAACACCAATGTGCTCTCGTCTGAAGGAACTCCACAACCACAG GGAGATCTAATGGGGACTCCAGTCTGTGCTTTGGTGGACGCCATGTTCAGACTCCCCGCGAAGCTCGACGCGCTACTGGTGCGTCGAGGCCACATGCTGTCCCGGGGGGCGGTGGATGAGATACCTCTCATCAAGCAAGATCTAGAAAAGATTGTAGCCTTGCTACAGGAACAAGACGACTCGGGAGCAGAGGCCCCTTCTCTGATGGTCAAGTGCCTgaccaaggaggtgcgcgagctgTCGTACGACATGGAGGACAGCGTCGATCAGTATGAGAACGCTGCCAGCTCCATGAGAGGTATCCTTCTTCCTTGCCGTAAGAAGTACAAGGTTAGTTGCCGTAGGAGTAAGCCCAAATCGGGGCTGCGGGAGAAGCTCAAATGGCGCCTATGGATGGCCAACAAGATCAGGGAGTTCAGTTTTCGCTCTCAGGAGGCGCTTCAGCGGTACAGCTTGTTTAACCACCTTGGTGACAATGGTAGCAGTGCTGCTTCTTCTGCTATATGTGTTGCATCTTTCCGCTCTTGGCATCCCACGCCATATGGGGAGCTTGTCGGTATCGATGAAAACTTGAATAAGCTTGAAGCATGGCTGGGTAAGGATGGAGAGCAGAAGCTCAAGGTGGTGTCTGTTGTTGGATCTGGAGGGCTTGGTAAGACCACGCTTGTCAAAGAGCTGTACCGTAGAATCAGAGGACAATTTGAGTGCCGGGCATTTGTGCGTTCGTCCCGAAAACCTGATATCAGGAGGCTTCTCATCAGCATGCTCTCACAAATTCGGCCACACCAGCCCCCTCACACTTGGAAGGTGCATAGCCTAATTGCTGACATCAGGTCTTATCTCCAACAtaagag GTACTTGATCGTAATTGATGATGCATGGGCTACGCAAACATGGGATATCATTAACCGTGCTTTGCCGGATGCTAATCTTTGCAGTGGCATACTTATAACTACAGAAATAAATGATGTAGCTCTGAAATGCTGTGGTTATGACTCTAAATATGTTCTTACGATGAAACCACTTATTGACGATGATTCAAGCAAATTATTTTTCAGCACAGCTTATGGTCCTCAACTTGAATGTCCACCAGAACTCGGCGAACTTTCAAAGAGTATTATCAGAAAATGTGCTGGTTTGCCACTAGCAATTGTTGCTGTTGCCAGTCTTTTAAGCCGGATGAACAAACCAGAGCAATGGAACTATGTAAATAAATCCTTAGGTTATGGTTTGAGGGCAAATCCTTTGGAGGGGATGAAACAAGTACTAAACCTTAGTTACAACAATCTTCCAGAGCATATGAAGGCATGTGTGATGTATCTCGGTATATACCAAGAGAACTACATAATTCCGAAGGATGATTTGGTAAAGCAATGGATAGCTGAAGGTTTTATCCATGCAACAGAAGAGAAAGACAAGGAGGAAATATCAAGGAACTATTTCAATGAACTTATCAGTAGCAGAATGATCCTACCTGTACATATAAATGACAACGATGATGTTCTGTCATGCAGTGTGCATTATATGGTACTTGATTTTGTCTCACACAAGTCCACAGAGGAGAATTTCGTCACCCCAATAGATCATTGTCAGACAACTGCAAGACTAGCCGACAAGGTTCGTCGACTGTCTCTTCACTTTGGTAATGCAGAAGCAACACCACCAGCAAATATGAGCCTATCACAGGTTCGAACTCTTGCGTTTTTTGGGGTCTTCAAGTGTTTACCTACCATTGTCGAGTTCGGTCTTCTTCAAGTTCTAATCCTACATCTTTGGGGTGATGATGAGAGCATTAGTTTTGATCTCACTAGAATAAGTGAGCTTTTTCGGCTGAGATATTTGCATGTCACATCCAATGTCACCTTAGAAGTACAACAAACCCAGATCCGAGGTCTACAATATTTGGAAACACTGAAGATAGATTCAAGAGTAAGTGCAGTTCTATCAGACATTGTTCATTTGCCCAGCTTGTTGCACCTCAGTCTTCCCGTTGGGACAAATCTGCCAAATGGTATTGGCCAAATGACATCCCTTTGCACACTTGGATATTTTGATCTATGTGCTAACTCAGTAGAGAATGTGCACAGCCTCGGCGAGCTGAAAAGTCTCTGGGATCTACGGCTGACCTGTTCAACAGTGCATTCTTGTCATCTAAAGAGCAAAATTGATAGTGTGGGCTCCATTCTCGCGAAACTCAGCAACCTCAGGTCTCTAACTTTGAAGCCTTCAAGTATTCTGGATGCTGGACCTTCCAGCATTTGCATTTCCTGTGATGAGTTGAGCATTGTATCCCCTCCTCCTTCGTTTCTTCGAAGATTTGAGTGGTCACCAAGTATTTGCACCTTTTCCAGCCTCCCCAAGTGGATCAGACATCTCGACAAGCTCTGCATTTTAAAGATTGGGATTACTGAACTGGCATGGGAGGATGTTGATGTTCTCAGAGGATTGCCCGCGCTCACTGTTTTGTCGTTGTATGTCCGGGCAAAGCCTGTGGAAAGGATTGTATTCAATAAGACAGGATTCTCAGTTCTAAAGTACTTCAAGTTCTGGTGCAGTGTACCTTGGCTAGAATTTGAGGTGGATGCAATGCCTAATCTCCGGAAACTCAAACTAGGTTTTGATGCCAATGGAGCAGATGAGCACGGACCTGTTGGCATCGAGCACTTGTCAAGCCTTAAGGAAATCTCAGTGAAAATTGGGGGTGTCTCTACCGATGACCCTGATAGAAGGGCTGCAGAATCGGTGTTGAGTCATGCCATTAATATGCATCCAACACGTCCCATCTTCAACATACAGTGTGTAGATGGGATGTTCActagtaaggatgacaagaatagtGGAGTAGAACTGCAAAAACAATATAAGATCATGGATGAAGACTCAGTTGAACAGAGAGTAGTCTTTCAAATGGGCTCGAGTGAAGATGCTCAGAGCAG GTGTTTGGATAGGAAAAATGTCGCGGACAAGCAGGTGAGGTGGACGGATATCGGTGAGAAGAAACAGGAGCTCGTCCCCAACATTGAAAAG GACCATGCCAAGCAGGTGAGGATGGCGGAGATCAGCAATCGGATACAGGAGCTCGTACCCAAAGTAAAAAAG GATCGCTCATCACATAGAAGAAGCATCGCTGAGCTGCGGAGGAGGACGGAGATCAGCAAGCGGGTGCGGAATCTGCAAGAGCTCGTCCCCAACATGGAGAAG CAAACCAACACGTCCGACATGTTGGATCTGGTTGCTGATTACATCAAGGAACTCCAAATGAAGATCAAG GtgaggaaggaagaagaggcgaGTTGCACGTGCTTGCCGAGCAAGCAGAACTACTCGCCGGCTGATGAAGCTCAACAGCCGACGCTGGATGAAGCATCCGCGGTACCGCGTACCCCTAGCTAG
- the LOC123451804 gene encoding uncharacterized protein LOC123451804, whose amino-acid sequence MEALLMNHNRALKVARDTHPHPETLGRLQRVLMGAVAHCLSDDMELLIRELDDFLARFSKITRKMDNIRVRIQATRSPKGRRCGISPASQLSGLYGNDLFRALMGVQLPVATPAKLCLEVALAAQSLIAHDQLDIFINHFEKIVFGADTTTISEYNIMAFNDHRKTLEKFVQEHIDLANAAAT is encoded by the coding sequence ATGGAGGCACTTCTTATGAACCACAATCGTGCTCTCAAGGTGGCTCGGGACACCCACCCGCACCCTGAAACCCTGGGACGCCTCCAGCGGGTGCTGATGGGCGCCGTGGCGCATTGTCTCTCCGATGACATGGAGTTGCTCATAAGGGAGTTGGACGACTTCCTTGCCAGATTCAGCAAGATCACCAGGAAGATGGACAACATCAGGGTTCGCATCCAGGCCACGCGCAGCCCTAAAGGACGCCGCTGCGGCATCTCCCCCGCTTCCCAGCTCTCTGGCCTTTATGGAAATGATCTGTTCCGCGCGCTGATGGGCGTGCAGCTGCCCGTGGCCACACCTGCGAAGCTCTGCCTGGAGGTCGCCCTCGCCGCACAGAGCCTCATCGCGCATGACCAGCTCGACATTTTCATCAACCACTTTGAGAAGATTGTCTTCGGGGCCGACACTACGACGATCAGTGAGTACAACATCATGGCCTTCAACGACCACAGgaaaaccttggagaagttcgttCAAGAGCACATTGACCTCGCCAATGCCGCTGCCACATGA